Proteins from a genomic interval of Acidobacteriota bacterium:
- a CDS encoding cyanophycinase: MASTPSRLALVAVTLTSVSGLVLATPLALRAEPARGHLVAIGGGPRPPSIMTLVACLAGGAQGKMLVFPQASERAETAAEMEAEFKALGLGQVVVVDVDRAGADTDAALKVTEGATGAYFAGGDQNRLMAVLRGTTLERRLREMYRDGAVVAGTSAGAAVMSQVMITGDERRPFSKDEAWQTIEAGNVVTAEGLAFIEDAIVDQHFVRRRRHNRVLSLVLEQPALLGIAVDEATAAWVKPDRTFEVVGDGPVLVVDASGALVARDAEGDGLRGSDLRLHVLRHGSRFQLDGRAVLHLTRPRGVPDERCAPR, translated from the coding sequence ATGGCGTCGACTCCTTCACGTCTCGCGCTCGTCGCGGTCACCCTCACCAGCGTGTCGGGCCTGGTGCTCGCCACGCCGCTCGCGCTTCGCGCCGAGCCCGCGCGCGGCCACCTCGTCGCGATTGGAGGAGGGCCTCGGCCGCCGTCGATCATGACGCTCGTCGCCTGCCTCGCCGGGGGAGCGCAAGGGAAGATGCTCGTATTCCCCCAGGCGAGCGAGCGGGCGGAAACGGCGGCAGAGATGGAGGCCGAGTTCAAGGCCCTGGGTCTTGGTCAAGTCGTCGTCGTGGACGTCGACCGGGCCGGCGCCGACACGGACGCGGCGCTGAAGGTCACCGAGGGGGCAACGGGGGCGTACTTCGCCGGCGGCGATCAGAACCGGCTGATGGCGGTCCTGCGCGGAACCACGCTCGAGCGTCGCCTTCGCGAGATGTATCGGGACGGCGCGGTCGTGGCTGGCACGAGCGCGGGCGCCGCCGTGATGAGCCAGGTGATGATCACCGGCGACGAACGACGGCCCTTCTCGAAGGACGAAGCGTGGCAGACCATCGAGGCGGGCAACGTCGTGACGGCCGAAGGACTCGCGTTCATCGAGGACGCGATCGTCGACCAGCACTTCGTACGACGGCGCCGCCACAATCGGGTGCTGAGCCTGGTGCTCGAGCAGCCGGCCCTGCTCGGCATCGCCGTCGACGAGGCCACCGCGGCGTGGGTGAAGCCCGACCGGACGTTCGAGGTCGTCGGCGATGGCCCGGTCCTCGTGGTCGACGCCAGTGGAGCCCTCGTCGCCCGAGACGCCGAAGGCGATGGCCTTCGGGGCAGCGACCTCCGCCTGCACGTGCTGCGGCACGGGTCGCGGTTCCAACTCGACGGCCGCGCAGTCCTTCACCTGACACGGCCTCGCGGGGTTCCCGACGAACGCTGCGCGCCACGTTGA